From the genome of Halomonas sp. I5-271120, one region includes:
- the radC gene encoding DNA repair protein RadC — protein sequence MNHRKLKAGEVAGTYDITAPMTEAELVSIAQAFARRRLARGRKITQPTLAFEYLQVLLQDYEHEVFSALFLDSQHRVISFEGLFRGTIDSASVYPREVVKQALACNAAAVILVHNHPSGDPEPSDADRRITQRLKEALDLVEIRMIDHIVVGSEGCNSFAELGYL from the coding sequence ATGAACCACCGCAAGCTCAAGGCCGGCGAAGTCGCCGGCACCTATGACATCACCGCCCCGATGACCGAGGCGGAGCTGGTCAGCATCGCCCAGGCTTTCGCTCGGCGACGGCTGGCCAGGGGACGAAAGATCACCCAACCAACTCTCGCGTTCGAGTACTTGCAGGTGCTGCTGCAGGACTACGAGCACGAAGTGTTCAGCGCCCTGTTCCTCGACAGTCAGCACCGCGTAATCAGCTTCGAGGGGCTATTCCGCGGCACTATCGATTCGGCCAGCGTCTATCCACGTGAGGTGGTCAAGCAGGCCCTGGCCTGCAATGCCGCCGCGGTGATCCTGGTCCACAACCACCCATCGGGTGACCCGGAGCCCAGCGATGCCGACAGACGTATCACGCAACGGCTCAAGGAAGCTCTGGACCTAGTGGAGATCCGGATGATCGATCACATCGTAGTCGGGAGCGAAGGATGCAATTCCTTTGCTGAGCTGGGATACCTGTGA